A window of Gadus chalcogrammus isolate NIFS_2021 chromosome 16, NIFS_Gcha_1.0, whole genome shotgun sequence contains these coding sequences:
- the LOC130405576 gene encoding extracellular calcium-sensing receptor-like has protein sequence MLFAIDEINRSDSLLPNVTLGYRLHDNCASLGVAFRAAFSLASGKEVMFDQAASCRGTPVVGIVGDSMSTNTIAISSVLGLFKMPMVSYFATCSCLSDRQRFPSFFRTIPSDAFQVRAMLQILKRFGWTWIGLLVSDDDYGLNVARSFQSELAQSGEGCLAYLEVLPWGNNPGELQRIVGIMKKSTSRVVIVFAHENHMLNLLGEVVRQNVTGLQWMASEAWTATTVLQIPSYMPFLAGTLGIAIRRGEIPGLRDFLLRIRPDNDTLSSKDNNIVQQFWEETFQCRFPPSPPKWTDEGGRLCTGQENLATVKTEFLDVSNLRPEYNVYKAVYAMAHALHDMLKCVPGSGPFVGQTCASLQRLEPWQLVYYLDRINFTTPFGDQVSFDENGDALPIYDVMNWLWLPDGSTFVQNVGVVKETAAKGGETTLKEDIIFWNFVPKKPPRSVCSESCPPGTRMARRKNEPDCCFDCIPCSEGEISNMTDSTECLSCPEDFWSSPQRDVCVPKMIEFLSYDDPLGMSLTTASLIGTLNCAIVLGIFTHHRTTPVVRANNSELSFLILLSLKLCFLCSLLFIGQPRLWTCQLRHAAFGISFVLCVSCILVKTMVVLAVFKASKPAGGSSLKWFGAVQQRGTVVFLTLIQAAICTTWLVSSSPAPHKNTQYHNDRIVVECVVGSRVGFGVLLGYIGLLAILSFLLAFLARNLPDNFNEAKFITFSMLVFCAVWIAFIPAYINSPGKSADAVEVFAILASSFGLLGALFGPKCFIILLRPERNTKKAIMGRGVLK, from the exons ATGCTGTTTGCAATAGATGAGATCAACCGGAGCGACAGTCTTCTGCCAAACGTGACACTGGGATACAGACTCCATGATAACTGTGCCTCACTCGGAGTTGCCTTTCGAGCTGCCTTTTCATTGGCCAGTGGCAAAGAGGTGATGTTTGACCAGGCCGCAAGCTGTAGAGGAACCCCTGTGGTAGGGATTGTGGGTGACTCCATGTCCACTAATACTATTGCCATTTCCAGTGTTTTAGGTTTGTTCAAAATGCCCATG GTGAGTTACTTTGCCACATGTTCCTGCCTCAGTGACAGGCAACGATTCCCATCTTTTTTTAGAACTATCCCAAGTGATGCGTTTCAG GTGCGAGCTATGCTCCAGATTCTGAAGCGGTTTGGCTGGACCTGGATTGGCCTGCTGGTCAGTGATGATGACTATGGTCTCAATGTAGCCCGATCCTTCCAGTCAGAGCTGGCCCAGTCTGGTGAAGGCTGTCTGGCTTATCTAGAGGTTCTGCCGTGGGGAAATAACCCTGGTGAACTTCAAAGGATTGTTGGCATAATGAAGAAATCAACTTCTCGTGTGGTCATTGTTTTCGCACATGAGAATCACATGTTGAACCTCTTGGGAGAG GTGGTAAGGCAGAACGTTACAGGCCTCCAGTGGATGGCCAGTGAAGCCTGGACTGCCACCACTGTGCTCCAGATCCCCAGCTACATGCCTTTCCTTGCAGGCACTCTGGGTATTGCCATCCGCCGGGGAGAGATACCAGGACTCAGGGACTTCCTACTGAGAATACGCCCTGACAATGACACACTCAGCAGCAAGGACAATAACATa GTGCAGCAGTTTTGGGAGGAGACGTTCCAGTGTAGATTCCCGCCTTCACCACCCAAATGGACCGATGAAGGGGGGAGACTGTGCACAGGTCAGGAGAACCTGGCAACAGTAAAGACAGAGTTCCTGGATGTTTCAAACCTCAGGCCAGAATATAATGTGTACAAGGCAGTATATGCCATGGCACATGCCCTCCATGACATGCTGAAGTGTGTTCCAGGGAGTGGACCTTTTGTCGGACAAACCTGTGCCAGTTTACAGAGACTAGAGCCATGGCAG CTAGTTTATTACTTGGATAGGATCAACTTTACCACACCTTTTGGTGATCAAGTATCATTTGATGAGAATGGGGACGCATTACCGATCTATGATGTAATGAACTGGCTTTGGCTCCCAGACGGTAGCACATTCGTTCAGAATGTTGGTGTTGTCAAGGAGACCGCCGCCAAAGGTGGAGAAACCACACTCAAAGAAGACATCATATTCTGGAATTTCGTTCCCAAAAAG CCACCTCGATCAGTGTGTAGTGAGAGTTGTCCCCCAGGCACCCGCATGGCCAGGAGGAAGAATGAGCCTGACTGCTGCTTCGACTGCATCCCTTGTTCAGAAGGAGAAATTAGCAATATGACAG ACTCAACAGAATGCCTGAGTTGTCCAGAAGACTTCTGGTCAAGCCCTCAGCGTGACGTTTGTGTGCCAAAAATGATAGAGTTCCTCTCCTACGATGACCCCTTGGGCATGTCCTTAACAACGGCCTCTTTGATAGGAACACTCAACTGTGCAATTGTGCTAGGTATCTTCACACATCATCGGACCACACCAGTGGTTAGAGCCAACAACTCAGAGCTCAGCTTCCTCATTCTGCTGTCACTCAAACTATGCTTCTTGTGCtccttgctttttattggtcaaccAAGGCTGTGGACGTGTCAATTGAGGCATGCAGCCTTTGGGATCAGCTTTGTGCTGTGTGTTTCTTGTATCCTGGTGAAGACCATGGTTGTTCTGGCGGTATTTAAGGCCTCCAAACCAGCTGGTGGCAGTAGTCTGAAGTGGTTTGGGGCAGTTCAACAGAGAGGGACTGTTGTATTTCTGACATTAATTCAAGCGGCAATATGCACAACCTGGCTTGTGTCGTCCTCACCAGCAcctcataaaaacacacaatatcACAATGACAGGATAGTAGTTGAGTGTGTAGTGGGGTCCAGAGTTGGATTCGGAGTATTACTGGGCTATATTGGATTACTGGCTATTCTCAGCTTCCTGCTTGCATTCTTGGCACGCAATCTGCCAGATAACTTCAATGAGGCCAAGTTTATCACCTTCAGCATGCTAGTCTTTTGTGCTGTTTGGATAGCCTTTATCCCCGCTTATATCAACTCCCCTGGTAAATCTGCAGATGCTGTGGAGGTATTTGCCATTCTAGCTTCTAGTTTTGGGCTGTTAGGGGCCTTATTCGGACCAAAGTGTTTTATAATCCTGCTTAGACCTGAAAGAAACACTAAGAAAGCTATAATGGGACGAGGTGTCCTGAAATAA
- the LOC130405577 gene encoding extracellular calcium-sensing receptor-like, whose protein sequence is MTAFLVRYIVCLCLVMLLSLSLWPASSLLSSSCQLQEPFSLNGMYKQGDIVLGGLFETHYTSIFPKSFFTSKPQQPICQGFDIQGFRHSQTMLFAVDEINRSDSLLPNVTLGYRLHDNCASLGVAFRAAFSLASGKEEKFDQAASCRGTPVVGIVGDSSSTNTIAISSVFGLFKMPMVSYFATCSCLSDRQRFPSFFRTIPSDAFQVRAMLQILKRFGWTWFGLLISDDDYGLNAARSFQSELAQSGEGCLDYLEVLPWGNDLGELQRIVDIMKKSTSRVVIVFAHENHMFNLMGEVVRQNVTGLQWMASEAWSTSIVPQTPSYMPFLAGTLGIAIRRGEIPGLRDFLLTIRPNNKTLSSKDNNFVQQFWEETFQCRFPPSPPKWIDEGGRLCTGQENLATAETEFLDVSNLRPEYNVYKAVYAMANALHDMLRCVPGRGPFVGQTCASLQRLEPWQLVYYLDRINFTTPFGDQVSFDENGDALPIYDVMNWLWLPDGSTVVQNVGVVKETAVTGGETTLKEDIIYWNFVPKKPPRSVCSESCPPGTRMARRKNEPDCCFDCIPCSDGEINNRTDSTECLSCPEDFWSSPQRDVCVPKMIEFLSYNDPLGISLTTASLIGTLNCAIVLGIFTHHRTTPVVRANNSELSFLILLSLKLCFLCALLFIGQPRLWTCQLRHAAFGISFVLCVSCILVKTMVVLAVFKASKPAGGNSLKWFGAVQQRGTVVFLTLIQAAICTTWLVSSSPAPNRNTKYHNDRIVVECVVGSRVGFGVLLGYIGLLAILSFLLAFLARNLPDNFNEAKFITFSMLVFCAVWIAFIPAYINSPGKSADAVEVFAILASSFGLLGALFGPKCFIILLRPERNTKKAIMGRGVPKE, encoded by the exons ATGACGGCCTTCCTAGTCAGATACATTGTATGTTTATGCTTAGTGATGTTGCTCTCTCTATCGTTATGGCCTGCCTCGTCCCTTCTTTCTTCCTCTTGTCAGTTGCAGGAACCTTTTAGTCTTAATGGCATGTATAAACAGGGAGACATTGTGCTGGGGGGTCTATTTGAAACCCATTATACCTCTATCTTCCCCAAATCCTTTTTCACCTCCAAACCACAGCAGCCCATCTGCCAGGG TTTTGACATTCAAGGGTTCAGGCATTCCCAGACCATGCTGTTTGCAGTAGATGAGATCAACAGGAGTGACAGTCTTCTGCCAAACGTGACACTGGGATACAGACTGCATGATAACTGTGCCTCACTCGGAGTTGCCTTCCGAGCTGCCTTTTCATTGGCCAGTGGCAAGGAGGAGAAGTTTGACCAGGCCGCAAGCTGTAGAGGAACCCCTGTGGTAGGGATTGTGGGTGACTCCAGCTCCACAAATACTATTGCCATCTCCAGTGTTTTTGGTTTGTTCAAAATGCCCATG GTGAGTTACTTTGCCACATGTTCCTGTCTCAGTGACAGGCAACGATTCCCATCTTTTTTTAGAACTATCCCAAGTGATGCGTTTCAG GTGCGAGCTATGCTCCAGATTCTGAAGCGGTTTGGCTGGACCTGGTTTGGCCTGCTGATCAGTGATGATGACTACGGTCTCAACGCCGCCCGTTCCTTCCAGTCAGAGCTGGCCCAGTCTGGTGAAGGCTGTCTGGATTATCTAGAGGTTTTGCCGTGGGGAAACGACCTTGGTGAACTTCAAAGGATCGTTGACATAATGAAGAAATCCACTTCCCGTGTGGTCATTGTTTTTGCACATGAGAATCACATGTTTAACCTCATGGGAGAG GTGGTAAGGCAGAATGTTACAGGCCTACAGTGGATGGCCAGTGAAGCCTGGTCAACATCCATTGTACCTCAGACTCCCAGCTACATGCCTTTTCTTGCAGGCACTCTGGGCATTGCCATCCGCCGGGGAGAGATACCAGGACTGAGGGACTTTCTACTGACAATACGCCCTAACAATAAGACACTCAGCAGCAAGGACAATAACTTt GTGCAGCAGTTTTGGGAGGAGACGTTCCAGTGTAGATTCCCGCCTTCACCGCCCAAATGGATCGATGAAGGGGGGAGACTGTGCACAGGGCAGGAGAACCTGGCAACTGCAGAGACAGAGTTCCTGGATGTGTCAAACCTCAGGCCAGAATATAATGTGTACAAGGCAGTATATGCCATGGCTAATGCCCTCCATGACATGCTGAGGTGTGTTCCAGGAAGGGGACCTTTTGTCGGGCAAACCTGCGCCAGTTTACAGAGACTAGAGCCATGGCAG CTAGTTTATTACTTGGATAGGATCAACTTTACCACACCTTTTGGGGATCAAGTGTCATTTGATGAGAATGGGGACGCTTTACCCATCTATGATGTAATGAACTGGCTTTGGCTCCCAGACGGTAGCACAGTAGTTCAGAATGTTGGAGTTGTCAAGGAGACCGCTGTCACAGGTGGAGAAACCACACTCAAAGAAGACATCATCTACTGGAATTTTGTGCCCAAAAAG CCACCTCGATCAGTGTGTAGTGAGAGCTGTCCCCCAGGCACCCGCATGGCCAGGAGGAAGAATGAGCCTGACTGCTGCTTCGACTGCATCCCTTGTTCAGATGGAGAAATTAACAATAGGACAG ATTCGACAGAGTGCCTGAGTTGTCCAGAAGACTTCTGGTCAAGCCCTCAGCGTGACGTTTGTGTGCCAAAAATGATAGAGTTCCTCTCATACAATGACCCCTTGGGCATATCCTTAACAACGGCCTCTTTGATAGGAACACTCAACTGTGCAATTGTGTTAGGAATCTTCACACATCATCGGACCACACCAGTGGTTAGGGCCAACAACTCAGAGCTCAGCTTCCTCATTCTGCTGTCACTCAAACTATGCTTCTTGTGCGCCTTGCTTTTCATTGGTCAACCAAGGCTCTGGACTTGTCAATTGAGGCATGCAGCCTTTGGGATCAGCtttgttctgtgtgtctcttgtaTCCTGGTGAAGACCATGGTTGTTCTGGCGGTATTCAAGGCCTCCAAACCAGCTGGTGGGAATAGTCTGAAGTGGTTTGGGGCAGTTCAACAGAGAGGGACTGTTGTATTTCTGACTTTAATCCAAGCAGCAATATGCACAACCTGGCTTGTGTCTTCCTCACCAGCTCCAAATAGAAACACAAAATATCACAATGACAGAATAGTAGTTGAGTGTGTAGTGGGGTCCAGAGTTGGATTTGGAGTATTACTGGGCTATATTGGATTACTGGCTATTCTCAGCTTCTTGCTTGCATTCTTGGCACGCAATCTGCCAGATAACTTCAATGAGGCCAAGTTTATCACCTTCAGCATGCTTGTCTTTTGTGCTGTTTGGATAGCCTTTATCCCCGCTTATATTAACTCCCCTGGTAAATCTGCAGATGCTGTGGAGGTATTTGCCATTCTAGCTTCTAGTTTTGGGCTGTTAGGGGCCCTATTTGGACCAAAGTGTTTTATAATTCTGCTTAGAcctgagagaaacacaaagaagGCTATAATGGGACGGGGTGTCCCAAAAGAATAG